AAATTTTAACTCACTTGTATGaaacaaatgtaatgttttCACGTGACATGTAAAAGAGAGGCAACgtgtaaactagggctgtcaaagttaacatgataataacgcgttaacacataatggttttaacgccgctaatttctttaacgcattaatgcaatcgatgaccatgtcatactagtttgtcgcgtaggaggctaaataacgctccaaacttgcgcaaaatttcagcgaggaaaaactgtcatggccatttccaaggggtcccttgacctctgacctcaacatatgcgaatgaaaatgggttttatgggtacccacgagtctcccctttacagacatgcccactttataataatcacatgcagtttggggcaagtcatagtcaagtcagcacactgacacactgacagctgttgttgcctgttaggcttcagtttgccatgttatgatttgagtatatttttaatgctaaatgcagtacctgtgagggtttctagacaatatttgtcattgttttttgttgttaattgatttccaataataaatatatacatacatttgcataaagcagcacatttgcccactcccatgttgataagagtattaaatacttgacagatctccctttaaggtacattttgaacagataaaaaatgtgtgatacatttccgattaattgtgattaactatggacaatcatgtgattaatcgcgattaaatatttaatcgattgacagaacCTATAGTGTAAACACAACCAAGCCCTTCAGTGGTAGGTATTAGTTGCAAGCTATGACCCAAAGTCATATGTCTATGCCTTTGGTGGAACTCTTCATACCCTGTCTTTGTCTCCCTGCATATCTgcttgtttctttgttttatattgttctCTTGTAATAATGACTCAATTCATAGCCAACAGGGAAAGTTGATGCATAATTCACACTGCGGATGTATGTTGTGTCAACAGCAGTAGCCTTGGCTTCTACTTGCATTTGTAAATGCTCAGCTTGAACACCGAAAGCTGACAGAGACAAATGTGACGagctttaacaaaataaaaacaaggctTTGGGCACCAGTCCAAGTCATAGTTGATTGAGTGCCCCAAAGATACACATTTTCAATTAAGTAATCTATCTTGCCCTCataagagacacacacaggtctCATAGGTTTTAGTAAAGAAAGCAAGGGCATATCACATTCATTAATTTCTTTACCGGTGGGTGCTTTGcgtatattatcattatttaatgaacagctgaaaaatgtatgaatcCATCATAAGGATTATCATATGGTTGTAGGGTGTTTTTACAAACTGCTTACACTTGATATATCTTCCTCTCACACATTTTATACCAGTGTAAAACCTGCAATGCTACACTGCCACCCTCTGGCAGAAAAACCCACACTACACATGAAAACGCCTCTATGCTGATGCTgcatgtcagtgtttttttaataggCTTACCCGAGGCCTATGTGTTCAGAAGAAGGGAAAATGATAAAAACCATCAAACAAACCATTGAACCAGCATCAGTACAAGCTGTAGCTGAGCTATTGTAGGCCTACTGACCAGATTTATTGAGAAATCAGCACCAACTGCTTGGATAACGTTAATCTTTTTTCCAAAAAACACTCAACTGCTAGACAGGCAGAGTGGGACAGATGACACTGAATGATGGTGACAGCACTGGCTGTAGTTAATCACACTATTATTTGTTGCTTttgatcaataataataataataataataataataataattataattataattataattattataattattataatattataattataattataacacatcacatttattataataattataattattataattataataatatacaaaataataaagaatattCTTCTTAACATTTGTTTCATTGCTTATTACACATTACATCCCACTAAACATTACATTCAACATATATTCTCTGGTGAACAAGTAAAGCTAAATAACATCTTACGGTGTCATATTAAACTGTTTTGTACAGGATAATTATATGATGGCTGTGTAATAAAGCGTGCAACGAGGTTGCAGTGATTCACTGCTTTaataatgttgaatatttttaatgtgttgttttatatGAGCATTTTAAcctgtgtaaagtgtctttgagtactATGAAAAGCActctataaatatttatatatatatatatttttatatatttttcgtcatactatgctatgacttttttttttttgttacttttttcgacatactgtactatgactttaatgacttcttttcaagattcaagattcaagatgtttattgtcactctggttatacaagtacaatcgtgtgaaatgctttttgctgggaagctccattaaaaataatacgtgatattacaataataaaaggaaatactttgtacaaggcatattaagaacatatacaggcatattaagaacatatacagtatatacagtataagatatatgattgaggtattgcacttgtttattgAGTATATATAGTCTTTCGACATAatttactgtgactttttaaaaattattattattattattgtcattattattattattattattattattattattattattattataaatgaaaatacaaacttcaaaaaagttacataaaaatgaatatgaaatacACAAGCTGCACTGTTATACATATAATGCATTGTATAATATGGTTAATTGTTGCAGGGCTCTTTATGTTCAGACATCCTCCATCACTCTGTTTGTTTTGAATGGTGATGTCATCGTGACACGTGGTCTGCTTTGCGGTGTTTTCATTGGTCGAGCCCTGCAGACTCTGCACGCAGTGGGGGCAGGACCACCGAagccattttattattataacagcCAAGGTGCAGGTgcatcaatatatattttttatagtttACAGTTTTAACTTCACCATGGGACAGTGTGGAATTACTTCATCTaaaaccgtcttggtttttcTCAACCTCATATTCTGGGTAAGAAAAGGATGGATGTTTGAGCAGCATCCCAGTGAGGCCACAGAGGATGGAGAGCTGTTAGCAGGCTAGATAACTGCGCCAGAGATGCGCTGCAGCCTCCAGTCTGGTAGATAGACGAGCTGCTTTTAGAGGTAGCATATGCACGGACATAATGGCGCTTTAGTATTCACTGTGAGGGAGAAACTAATTTGAGAAATGTGATGGTAGCTATAGCTACAGTGAGTCAAATAGCTGCAGCCCACAAGTTGTAGCTATGACGTTATGCAGCAGCTGCCTGCAGGTCCTGTAGCTGCTGCTGAGTTAACCTGCAGCAGTGAGCTATCTGAGCTATTGTGTGTCATGAAATTAACACAGTTGGGTTAATATATtcataaatattgaaaaatgcaTAACATAAAGCATAAACAGgtttatctttaaaaaagacCTCCTCTCAGGATGGATAAATAATGTAGAAATAAGTGGCCCAGTTCACACTGCACCAGTCCCTCTTTGTTATTCTTCAGCTGGAGctaaatgaatattttttttaatgtatgagcattttattttgaaatatatatatattttttttactaagttCTTTATCCCTTGCATTTATActattttgtctttgtcttgAATTCAAATTatctttattggcatgaatcaGAGTTAAATACAGTATAACCACAGCAGGCTGTGCAAGGTTTACAATGCAAGTAAAATCATTTTGAATGTGATACAATACTACGGCATACATATATTAtaatgagagaaaaaacaaaacatcactaactacaaacagaaaaaaagaaaatgcattatatatatatatattttattcaacCAGgtaaaaaactcattgagattaaaatctcttttccaagagtgacctggccaagagggcagcacagacattgttacaacaataaaaacaaacaatacaagcaGACAAATACAACAGTCACACACCACAAGTGAACGAGCATGACATCCAGTTTGTATGCAACacaaaaaatatcttaaattattattataaattatgaGACAATTGACAGATCAATAATAACAAAGGTCTTCTTTCTTACTGTTTGTCTCTGCAGGCTGCAGCTGGGATTTTATGCTACATTGGAGCCTATGTGTTCATCACATATGACGACTATGACCACTTCTTTGAAGATGTGTACACTTTGATTCCTGCTATCATAATAATAGCTGTTGGgactctcctcttcatcattgGCTTGATCGGCTGCTGTGCAACAATACGTGAAAGCTCCTGTGGTCTGGCAACGGTGAGTGTGACTACTTTGACTGAAAATGAACTGAATGCAGAGGAAGAACACACATGCAATATTGCACAAACCGTTAATTTAAAGTCGCTGAAACATCATTAGCAATGTCAAGTAATCATTTTATTTCTAACTCACCTTACTAAGGAGCCTCTGAATgtgtctttgttgtcatttcagTTTGCGGCCATCCTCCTGCTGGTGTTTGTAACagagtgtgtggtggtggtgctcGGCTACATATACAGGGCAAAGGTAAACACTGGACTACATGGCTATTTCACATGTAACgtttaatgaaaatgggtttaaGTTTGCAGCATTTGGTCAGATGTTCTTAAATCTCAAAGTTTGCAACAATATGTGTGatattgtattttgtgtgtctgCTTTTATGTATTTGTTCCAGATTTAAGATCCGATGTATATAGTTCATAGCATTTGGAATTTACATtttagtatactgtatactatatataatgtatactatatatatagatatatatgtatatatatctatatatatatatatagatatatatatatgcattttcCCTCATCGCTGGCCCCAACTTTGAAAATCACTGACCTAAGGGCCTACATtgtaaattagttttaaaataaTGTGAACAAACTGTCCCTCAGTGATAACATGAAAATTGCGTCCCTGAGCAGGGATAGTCACTGCTGCTGTGCTTTTGTTGTTTCAGGTAGAAGATGAGGTGAATCACTCCATCCAGAAGGTTTACAACGAATACAACGGCACCAACACTGATGCTCCCAGCCGTGCTATTGACTATGTGCAGAAGCAGGTGAGAAGAAAAGTTTGTTGTGtcaaatattttcctttttgtcaGTTAATATTCAAATGTGAACAGACATTTGAGTTTGAatgaaaatcttaatttttatGCCTGTTTACGTGTATATTGTTTTGATGTGCGCATATTTCAGATTGTGAAACAAATTTCAAATTATGTTCTTAAGTCCAGACTCTGTtgttctctgttttctctttttagCTTCACTGCTGCGGCATTCACAACTACTCTGACTGGAGGAACACTCGCTGGTTTAAAGAATCCAAGAACAACAGCGTTCCAGTCAGCTGCTGTCAGCCCAGCATCAGCAACTGTACCGGCACTCTCACTCGACCTGCAGATCTCTACCAAGAGGTACAAACAAGTACTCAGGTGTACGGCTATACTAGCTAAAAACACCAAAGTTTAAGTTATGGATAATTTATTAAAcagatgtaaaatgtaaaacgtCTGACATGATCTAattgtgcatttgttttgtAAGAAAAATGCCTGTGAAACTCTtttaatgtcattcattttctgtcatagGGTTGTGAAGCTCTTGTTGTGAAGAAGTTAAAGGAGATCATGATGTATGTCATATGGGCTGCACTCACTTTTGCAACTATACAGGTAAGAAGGACAAGGCTGAAATCAGcagggaaaataaaaaacatatattttattgGAGTCCATCAGGTTTCAAATAAGTGGTTTAAATAATACAGCTGAACCGCGGATGCGTATAAACCTGTCCGTTTGTCTGACGGCTGATGCAGTAATCCTAAAAGGACTAGCCAGTATGAGTAGTTCACACTGAGGTTAATTCATTCACAACGAACATCTGCCTCACACACAAGACATCTTATTCCATGACTGTATTTAAATCAAGTCAAAAAGCGTATTTATTGGGaatataattaaagctgcagtcatcTCTGTCAGCACTAACTGAGCTGACAGCAGCTCTGACTTAATCGTGTCAAAGGATTTTTCACTGGCTCAGCGTGGTTGCTGCTGACCAGGAAACCCCTGCTCCCGAAGCAGCGACTAAAACAGCATGGCCAATCGCTTCATATTACAATCAAACACACTCATTATAGCACACCATGCGTCCTGTACGTGTGAAAAGAAATGAATCCACAAGATCAGGATGCTTGATTAGAATTAGAAAATAACTGATAAGGACTCAAATAACGTATTTTCTCTCATTCCCTTTCACAGATGCTGGGCATGCTCTGTGCCTGCGTGGTGCTGTGCAGGAGGAGTCATGACCCCGCATACGAGCTGCTGGTCACAACCAACAGCTACGCATGAAGGACGCGGCCAACCAACGGAGCATTCAGTAAATCAAAAGGAGCATCACCGGACATGTCCACAGTAGATTTCAGCTGTAGTTATATAAGCTCAAGCACACCTTGCACAATTCATGATAAAGTAGCGAACACTGATGATGTGGTTTGGGTGGGTGGGGGCTTCAAGGGGAAACCAGTTATTTATTGACATGCTTTGTAAgttactgttcctttaaatgttcttttttgttATCTCTCCTTACAAATACTGGAATATTTACAGAAGCCAAAGTTGTATATGGCTAATTGACATTATTGATGTTGATgcagattttgttttcttttaatcgTGGCTTGATAACATTTGGGCTCATCCCCAGTGAGGATGATGGGAAGCAGTGTATAATACcacgcagtgtgtgagtgttgtaTGGAATGTATTTCCTTGTGTGCTAGTTTGCACTATACGGCTGGAGCTCTGGAGGTATTTCATGGTTGGAAAGGAAAATCTATGCTAAAAAAGAACATGTACACTAATTTGGTTTGACCAGACTTTgtgaaaatgggaaaaaaaacttttaccATAAACGAAACAGATTCAGTGTCTCGGTCTTTAAATCTTACGTTTGTGGAGCAGCTCTGCGTTTTGTCTCTCAAAGCCACGTTTGGTAGAAAGAGTTCTTCATATTCACAAATATTCAGGTTGTGAATAATGTACATTCTGTTTTGTTGTGGATGTTCTCTGAACCAGGCTTCAATAGTGAGGCATTGCCAATATATAAATTGTGAATGAACCTTTTAGTCTCCAGTGCTATTAGTAGGAGTATTATCAGTGTTACCTGAAGACATGTGTTGTAGATTCACTTTGTTACAGTCAGAGAATTCCCTCTGTTTAGTTTGTTAGTTATAAACCTGCTATATAGAATTACAACATgctattttatacattttttcgTGAAATTGTGCAccgttttaatatttttgagcTGTTAAGTTGACCCCTAGATATTTAGCTAGTGCTGCAGAAAAAAACCTGACGAACAGTATTGTGTATAGACCGGAGAACTGGCTGGAGACAAATAAACTCATACATTTCAACTTGACTGTTTAATTGGCATTTCATCCACCTGATTTGATATGTCACCAGTTGCATGACAAATATGAATATGTTTAAACAAATAGTTGTGTCATGACTTGACAGATGTGAAAATAGTTTCCTCAGTTATATAAACGTAAAAGTACAATGTGTAGGATTCGGCAGTGTCTAATGAtgtagttgcagattgcaaccaactgagtacccctccgctcactcgtAAATCAATTCATACAAAATGTTATACGTACCCtgtataacatttttaaatgtattgttttcatAGCCTTTCTATTTTTAGAATATAAGTTTGAAACCATGTATTGTTTGAATTCATTTTCAAAGATGAAAAAGGATGGATTATAATaggaaaatgtatatttatgaaTATGAATCTTGGGCAATGTCAAGTACCCGGATGTCACGTGGGCTCACCTGTTGCCTAGCAGCGATTTGATTGGCTGTCGTCATAGGCGACCTAGCGGTTGACAGAAGTTCGTACAGAAGCTAGTAGCTAACTGCGGTCAACATGAACGATGTGGATTATCTTCTACAGCAAACAGTTGGAATTTGAGATTAAACATCTCGGTGCCCACCAGCCGCGGGACACTTTTATAAACCAAACCGCCGGTAAAAGTAATACGATTTAACgtgtagcaaaaaataaaatcgcTAGAAGACAGAAACGAAAAAAACGCCCGTTTTTTCATCTTCTGCGACCGGAAGTTGCCATCTACAAAGTAAGAGctcgtatgaggacggtgctatATGAGAGGAAAAGAAGCATGGTGCTGCTGTGGAACGGAAGGTCATGGACATGGATCGGTACGTAGttttttgaaacaataaaagagtttaGGGAAGACTCCATTCTTCCCAAAACTCATTTCGCTGCTCTCTGGAGCCAaagagaggaactgcagttatttCATGATGGTTACTGCTGTCCAGTTgtgccaacaacacaacattaaacttgaaacttaaaaattaaaaattattaaaaatgttataataataaaaaaaataaaaatatgaaaaataaataaaaaataaaataaaaatagaaaatttaGGCTtaagaattgctttttaaaaataatatttcttaatagaaggaaaacctgtctgccatggtggcaggtgacctgcaATTTTTTcccctgccacagccaacatttaccctttACCAGCCacctgttatttggcaggtggctggtgctaatttcattccctgcttaCACCTAAAACGCAACTGCTAACACCATAATGCACTTGACTTAATTTAATGTCAACTCGTGATTTATCACATCAAAAAGAATGCTTAAGTCAACCAAAGCAGCTTAATTTTCTTATCGATTGGAGATCACTTATCTCTTTACCTGGGTCTGATGACGTTAATGTTATTGTTGTCATGTAGAGCCTCTCTTGCACTAGCACAGTGCTAGTTGTTGTTCTACTATTAGCAACTgaaacttgttttgtttgttcatcACACTCACATTGAACATATGACAGAGCAATGTCATTTGAAGCTAGTTGAAAACAGTCCATCCAAGTATTCAACACCAGATAGTTTATCATTCTTCAGTCCCATGagactgtactgtacagtagagATCATAATAAGCAGGCCTGTTCCAGCTGTACAACACATGAGGTAGCAGGGTGACAATGTAATATCTTTTTATGACtaattaatcattaataaataatactcCCACTCATCAGTTCAGAAATCTATCTAGAAAGCGTTACTGTGTTAAATAAGAAGGATGAAGACTTTTCATAACTTTATTAAATTGTTCAAATAACCTAATTTGAAGTTTTTATACATGAGAAAGATAAATTATCTGAACAAAAAGGAATTAGTTGGCACAACTTTAATTACTTGAAATTCTTAGTATGTAGAATTCAAAACTTTAAGTTATATAACACATGAATGATAAGTTATCTCAACAAAATATAATTAGTTGGCTCAAATGAAGACAGTTTTCCTCAAAGCTTAAGAGTTTGAGTTGGCCTCAAAACTCAAAAAATCTTGTGCAGAAAAGTTACCTTGAAATTTTgagttttcatgactttttcatttttacagtgtagatTTCCAATTCAGGCTCAGACATCAAGTTACAAGAATACAAGTATCAGCCAGGGCTGTAAAGAGCACTCAGGAAGCCTTACAAAGATGTGTTTGactatgtgtgaatgtgtgggtGAAGTGAAAGGCTGCCccttcttagtcgattagtcaattaataggttgttttggtcttagtctacTCAGAtctctttagtcgattagtcaatatttatgtttttttttccagataatgacttatttctaagaaacttatgagcacatctctggtaaacacaagatttaaagcgGTGCTTTCATGTGATTCTTTGTTGAGAAACACGGTTTTACAGATccgtcgattaaatcaactaaacgATTAGTCGTTAACATCGTATAAGTGTATATAAtataagaatttctttggtcgaggactgCCCCAGTGAAGTGGCATGTCTTTATGTTCATTTATGTGTCTTTGCAAGTTTGATA
Above is a genomic segment from Sebastes umbrosus isolate fSebUmb1 chromosome 2, fSebUmb1.pri, whole genome shotgun sequence containing:
- the LOC119481727 gene encoding tetraspanin-3-like, encoding MGQCGITSSKTVLVFLNLIFWAAAGILCYIGAYVFITYDDYDHFFEDVYTLIPAIIIIAVGTLLFIIGLIGCCATIRESSCGLATFAAILLLVFVTECVVVVLGYIYRAKVEDEVNHSIQKVYNEYNGTNTDAPSRAIDYVQKQLHCCGIHNYSDWRNTRWFKESKNNSVPVSCCQPSISNCTGTLTRPADLYQEGCEALVVKKLKEIMMYVIWAALTFATIQMLGMLCACVVLCRRSHDPAYELLVTTNSYA